One stretch of Cetobacterium somerae ATCC BAA-474 DNA includes these proteins:
- a CDS encoding Mor transcription activator family protein, which translates to MDLKMSDLPPQFENIAMRVGIDITKVLFEEFGGTSVYFPTEKMIYKEARDRDIIEEFNGFNVKELASKYRMSESYVRAIIRKNK; encoded by the coding sequence ATGGATTTAAAAATGAGTGATCTACCTCCACAATTTGAAAATATAGCTATGAGAGTTGGAATAGATATAACTAAGGTGTTATTTGAAGAATTTGGGGGGACATCTGTGTATTTTCCTACTGAAAAGATGATATATAAAGAAGCTCGTGATAGAGATATTATAGAAGAGTTCAATGGATTTAATGTAAAGGAATTAGCGAGTAAGTACAGAATGTCTGAAAGTTATGTTAGAGCTATTATTCGGAAAAATAAATAA